Genomic segment of Dehalogenimonas alkenigignens:
AAAGACCGTGTTTTGAAAAATGAAAAATCACCTGAACCAGCCACGCCTAAAGTGGTGGTTGAACAGGCTGAGGAGATTGTGAATGAAGGAAATCGAGGTAAGGGGGCGGACGGTGGAAGAGGCGGTAGCCCGCGGCCTGGAACGACTAAAAATCAGCCGGGAAGAGGCGGAGATCGACGTCGTAAACGAAGGTAGCCACGGACTTTTCGGTATCCGAACTGAAGAGGCCATTGTCGTGGTCAGGACCAGACAACCCGCGGCGCCCGTATCGGCTACCCGTGCCGCCGATGCCGTAGCCGTTACCACCCGGATCATTCAAGATCTGATAGACCGCATGGACCTCGATGCCGGCGTTGAATACTTGCCTGACGCGATGGTCACCGAAGAAACGGGAAATGAATCGGGAATGGTTTTCGATATCCTCGGCGAAGACCTGGGTCTGCTGATAGGCCGCCACGGTCAGACCCTGGCAAATTTCCAGTATCTGGTAAGAATCCTGGTGGCTCAACGTATTGGAGACTATTTGCCTATCGTGGTGGACGTTAACGGCTACCGGCAAAGGCGTTTTAAGTCCCTTGAAGTTTTAGCTCGGCGGACGGCGGAGCAGGTGCGCCAGCGTCGGATGCCGTACTCGCTGGACCCAATGCCGCCTTTTGAGAGGCGCATTATTCACATGGTGCTGGCCGGTGATCCCGAAGTGACCACTCAGAGCGTCGGTTTCGGGGAAGAGCGAAAGGTCGTTGTTGTCCCCCGGGAAGACTCTTTGAAATAGCAGTTGTTATCCATTTGGCTTGTTTCTTGAACGCAGGTTTATCCTGTGATATGCTTCCTGTTAACAGCTTTGACGGAGAAGAGTAAGCCCGGCGCTTTCCATCAGCGAGCCTGATACGGTGCGAGCAGGCTGGAAATAGGGCGGAAAATCCCTCCCGAGCTTCCAGGCGAAAATCCGGTGTGTCTGGGTGATTAGTTTTGGGCGGGTGCCAGCCGTTATCCTGGCATGGCATGGTTGTGCCAGAATGAGCGCCCCGATTCATCGGGGAACAAGGGTGGTACCGCGGTTAATCCCGTCCCTTATGGGCGGGATTTGTTTTTTATAAGGAGGCGCAATGTTTTTACCAGTGAGCAGCCGGGTCAGCTTTCCAGAAATCGAAGAAAAGATCCTAAAGCTTTGGACGGCTCGGGATATTTTTAAACGCTCGGTTGAAAACCGGAGCGGGCGGAAACGCTTTACCCTGTACGAGGGTCCGCCTACGGCTAACGGCAGACCCGGCATTCATCATGTCCTGTCGCGTGTTTTCAAAGACGTCATGCCGCGCTATAAAACCATGAAAGGGTATTATGCACCCCGCATCGGCGGATGGGATACCCATGGACTGCCGGTGGAACTCGAGGTTGAGAAAGCTCTCGGTTTTAAGAGTAAGACTGACATCGAGCGTTTCGGTATCGCTGAATTCAACAAGAAGTGCCGGGAAAGCGTCTTCAAGTATGTCGAAGACTGGAACCGATTGACCGAGCGCGTCGGCTACTGGGTCGATCTGGAACATGCCTACATAACCATGAACAATGAGTATATCGAAACCGGGTGGTGGGTGGTAAAACAGTTGTGGGATAAGGGACTCGTTTATCAGGGGCATAAAGTTACCCCTCATTGTCCCCGCTGCGGTACATCGCTATCCTCGCACGAAGTTGCCCTCGGGTATGAGGAGAACACCGAGGACCCGTCTGTATATGTGAAATTCAAAATCGAACCAGCCGGGATGGCTGGCCCTCTCGCCGCGTTCACCGACAAGCCTTTCTCGCTGCTCGCTTGGACAACGACGCCCTGGACGCTGCCGGCTAACACCGCGCTGGCCGTCTGCGGTACCGCGGAGTACGCAGTCCTGGATATGGGGGAAGAATACCTGGTTTTAGCAACGGAAAGACTTGAAGCAAACGGTCTTCATAATGCCCACCAGGCTGGGCGGGTATCAGGCTGCCATCTGGTGGGGCTGCAATATCAACCACTATTCGACCCTTTTGACAGTGGGGTGCCTGTCTACCGATTGTCCCCGACGGGCATGACGGCAGCAGAGCCGGGTGAGATATTTTATCCGGTTATCGCCACCGATTACGTGTCGATGGAGGACGGTACCGGAATTGTTCATACCGCTCCGGCATACGGCGAAGTGGACTATGAGTCAGGTGTCAAGCACGGGCTCTATTTTATTCATCATGTCGATCTTCAGGGCAAGATAACCGGCTCTTATCCGGGCGCCGGCAAATTCGTGAAAGCGGCAGATCCGCTAATAACACGCGCCCTGAAAGACCGCCACCTGATTCAAAAGGATGAAAAAATCCACCATACTTACCCGTTCTGCTGGCGCTGCGCCACGCCCCTTCTGTACTTTGCCAAACAAAGCTGGTATATCCGCACCACCGCGCGCAAGGCGGACCTGATTGAAAACAACGAGAGGATCAACTGGTACCCTGAGCATATCAAACGGGGCCGCTTTGGCGACTGGCTGCAGAACAACGTCGACTGGGCTTTTTCGAGAGAACGTTACTGGGGCACCCCTGTACCGGTATGGCGCTGTGACACATGCCAGGCTTCTGACTGTATCGGCGGGGTTGACGAACTCAGATCTAAACCGGGATTCACCGGCTTTCCTGAGCCCCTGGACCTGCACCGCCCGTTTGTTGACGAGATAGCTTACGATTGTCAAAAATGCGGCGGCCGGATGCGTCGGGTGACGGATGTCATCGACTGCTGGTTTGACTCCGGCGCCATGCCGGTAGCCCAGCAGCATTACCCATTTGATCCCGACAGCCGCTCCATTTTTGAGGACGGGCGATTTCCGGCCGACTTCATCTGCGAAGGTATTGACCAGACCCGCGGCTGGTTTTACAGCCTGCATGCCCTTTCGACCTTACTTTTTGGCCAGCCATGTTTTAAGAACGTTATTTCCCTCGGGCTCATACTTGACGAAAAAGGGGAGAAAATGAGCAAGACCCGGGGAAACGTCGTCCTTCCGGAGACGGTGATCAATAAACACGGCGCCGATGCGGTGCGGTGGTATTTATTGACGGCTTCGCCGGCCGGAAATACCCGGCGTTTTTCGGAAAAACTGGTCGGTGAAGTTACCCGGTCGTTTATGTCCACCTTGTGGAACACATACTCCTTTTTTGTCCTTTATGCCAACATCGATAACTTCCGCCCAGGTACACAAAAACACGATCTCGCTTCTGAATTGGACAGGTGGATACTATCTGAACTGAACCAATTAATCGCTGAAGTGACCGCTGACCTGGATGCCTATGACCCGGTTGCCGCCGGCCGCGCTATTGAGGCTTTTGTTGACTATCTGTCAAACTGGTATGTCCGGCGTTCAAGGCGGCGTTTCTGGAAGAGCGAGAGCGATGCCGACAAACTGTCGGCTTACAACACCTTGTATGAGTGCCTGGTTAAGCTTTCAAAGCTGATAGCTCCCTTCATGCCGTTTCTCGCCGAAGAGATCTACCAGAACCTGGTTGCGGGCAACGGGACCGAAAAAGATGACAGCGTTCATCTATGCGATTATCCCGAGGCCGAAATGACTAGTATAGATAATGTCTTGTCCGGATCGATGCGCCTGGCGATGAAGGCTTCCAGTGTCGGGCGCGCCGCCAGGGCCCAGGCCGCCATTAAAGTGCGTCAACCCCTGGCCGACGCGGTAATTGCCGGTTTGTCCCAAACTGAGCGTTCCGGACTCGAAAAACTGGCCGACGCGATCGCCGAGGAACTCAACGTCAAGTGCTTAAAGTTCACCAGCGATGCCGATTCATTGAGTGCCGATGAATATTCCACGGTTTCCGACGGGCCGGTTACGGTGGGTATCAACAAGCGGCTGACGCCGGAACTCGTCGACGAGGGATTAGTCCGGGAAATCACCCACCGCATTCAGGGTTTGCGCAAGACTGCCGGTTTCGATATCGCTGACACTATTTCGACCTTTTTCGAAACCGACAGCGTAACCGAGCGGGTGATGGAGGCCTGGGGAGAGTACGTCGCCAAAGAGACGCTTTCCCGGGATCTTGTCAATGGCGTTCCGGATGATCCCGGAATAACGGCCGAAACGTTCAAACTTGAAGGGCATGCCATAAAGCTGGGAGTGAAAAAGACAACTTAAATTGAAGGCGGGAGCCGGTCAAGACTCCCGCCTTCTTTAGTACCGGATGAATTACCCCACGATACAGCGGGGGAGGTCTTTCAAGGCTTCTCTGACCAGAGATTCCGGGTATTCGTAGTCAGTGAGTTTGCCGGAAAGATAAGCATCGTAGGCGGCCATGTCGAAGTGGCCGTGGCCGGAATGGTTGAACAGGATAACCTTCTTTTCGCCCGTTTCGCGGCATTTTAACGCTTCATCGATCGCGGCACGAATGGCGTGGTTGGTCTCCGGAGCGGAGATGAAACCCTCGGTTCGAGCGAATTGAAGACCGGCTTCGAAGGTGGGCAGTTGGTTGACAGCCTTGGCTTCGATCAGTCCAAGCTTGTAAAGGTGGCTGACGATAGGCGCCATGCCGTGGTAGCGCAAGCCGCCGGCATGAACCGGGGGCGGCATAAATTTATGACCCAGAGTATACATCTTGGCGATCGGTGCGATGCCGGCAACATCGCCGTAGTCAAACTCGTAAAGCCCTTTTGTCAGGCTGGGGCAGGAAGACGGCTCCACCGCCACGATACGGGTCTTTTTGCCGGCGGTAAGGTTCTGGTGAACGAAGGGCAGGGCCATGCCGCCAAAGTTGGAGCCGCCGCCAACGCAGCCGATCACCACATCCGGATACTCTCCGGCGTGCTCCATTTGCTTGATGGCTTCCAACCCGATAACCGTCTGGTGCATCAACACGTGATTTAGCACGCTGCCCAGGGAATAATGGGTATCAGGCTTGGGCGCGGCATCTTCGACGGCTTCGGAAATGGCCAGTCCGAGGCTGCCCGGGTTGTTGGGGTCCGCCTCCAGGGCGGCGCGGCCCGAATTGGTATCCATGCTGGGACTGGGTACGCATTTTGCCCCCCAGGTCTCCATCATCATGCGCCGGTAGGGTTTTTGCTGATAGCTGACCTTGACCATGTAGACTTTAAGATCCAGGCCAAACTGGCTGCAGGCAAAGGCTAATGAAGACCCCCATTGGCCGGCGCCAGTCTCGGTGGTCAGGCGCTTGATGCCCTCTTTTTTATTGTAAAAAGCCTGGGGCACCGCGGTGTTCGGCTTATGCGAGCCAGCCGGCGAAGATCCTTCATATTTATAGAAGATCTTAGCCGGTGTCTGCAGCGCTTTTTCCAGGCGGCGGGCCCTGAACAGGGTAGTCGGCCGCCACGAGCGGTAGATATCAATCACCTCTCCGGGCACGTCGATATAACGCTCCCTGGAGACTTCCTGCATGATCAATTCCATAGGGAATAAGGGCGCCAGGTCAGGGGGGGTCAACGGCTGTTTGGTGCCCGGGTGGAGCACCGGCGGCAGCGGTACCGGAAGGTCGGCCTGGATATTGTACCAGGCGGTAGGCATCTCTTTTTCAGCGAGCAGATATTTGACCCGATCCATCGTTATTAACTCCTTTCAAATATATCCCGGGGGATTACTAAGATTTGCGCTTTCCCTCAAAACATGGCGGCACCTCGTCAGTGAAAATAAAAAACCCTCTGCCTTATTCAAGGGGCAGAGGGCTCTGCGGTGCCACCCTTATTAATCTGAAGTCACCAAGACTTAAGATCATCTCGTTGGGGGGTACGTCCCGGAACTCGGGATGATACCCTGGGATGATAACGCTTCCCAAGCGGCCGCGCCTACTCGTCATAAACTTTAGGGCGGCGGCTCCCGGGCCCATTCAAGCCCCGCTCAGGCACCGGTTTTCAGCTTTCCCGGCTCTCTGTGGTCTGGCAGGAGGATTTACTATTCCCGTTCACGGCCTTTGGCTATTCGATTGACCGAACTATATTCCAAATACCCCGTCTTGTCAAGACAACCGGTATTAATACTTTGGTCTTAAGTTGGCAGGCGGGTGGGTTTTTGATAGACTTCAATGCGAATCCATCATCGAGGAACTGCATGAACTTAGTCGATTTCATCGCCGAGGCCGCCCGGCGTCACGGCCAGCGCACCGCTTTTAAGCTGGGCGACCGGCAGCTTTCATTTGAAAATCTGGACAAATTATCCAACGGTCTGGCCAGGAATCTGGTCAACTTGGGGATTAAGCCCGGTGACCGAGTCGCCTTGCTGCTTGAGAACAGCCCGGATTTTCCCATCTGCTACTTCGGCATCGCCAAAGCCGGGGCTATCGCCATCCCGCTGGATACAAAATACAAGATACTGGAGATTAAGGCAGTCTTCGATCATTGCCGGCCCGCGGCCCTTATCGCCGAGACGGCCATTTTGAAGACGCTTGGCGGCGAGTTTGCCCGCTTTGACTGCCTGAAAAGTATCATCGGTATGGGCTGTACCGAGGGGCTGGTTTGCATACCATACTCTTCGCTTAGCGAAAGCTCAGATGCGCCTCCGGAAGTCGCCATGTATTCTGAACTGGCTCACATCGCCTATACCTCCGGCCCGACGCTGAGGCCGCACGGCGCCGAGATCACCCAGGAGCACCTGATCGAAGCAGCCGCCGGGTCAGCAGCCGGATTCGCTCAGACGGAGGCTGACACCGTCATCCTGTTCGCCCTGCCGCTGCACCATACCATCGGTATCGCCGTGATCATGATGACCTCTCTTTGGGCCGGCAGCCGGGTGGTGATTGTCAACGGCGTATCTATGGACGCGGCGCTGTGCGCTATCGAAAAAGAAAGGGCGACCATGTTCCACGGCGTCCCTTTCATCCACGCTATGATGGTCAATCACCTGAAAACCAACGGGTTAAAGTTCAATCTTTCGACGCTGCGATTTTGCGGCAGCGCCGGCGCGCCGATACCGGTCAACGTCATCACTGATTTCGAAGAGCTGACCGGCAAGAACCTTGTGCAATACTACGGCCTGACCGAGTCTACCAGCCACGTTACCTGCCAGGAGGTTACCGGCTCCGGGCGTAGCGGCGGTGTCGGCAGAGCCATACCTGGTTTTTCCATCCGGGTTGTCAGGGATGACGGCAGCGACGCTGGCATCGGCGAACCAGGCGAGGTCATCATCAAAGGTCCGATAATGAAGGCTTACCACCAGCTGCCGGAATTGACCGGCGGCTATATCCGTTCCGGCTGGCTTTATACCGACGACATCGGTGTCATTGACAGGAACGGCGAGCTTTTTATCAAGGGCATCAAAAAGCCGATGCTTATCACCAAGGGGCAGAACATATACTTCTCCGATATTTCTGACCTGCTTGTCACCCATCCCTCAATCGCCGAAGCCGCCGCGGTCGGCATTCCCGATCCTGACGGAATGCGCGGCGAAGTTGTACTGGCTGTGGTGAAGCTAAAAGACGGTGCCGATATGACCGAGCAGGAAGTCAAGAAGTACTGCCTGGAAAAACTGGCCAACTATAAGTGTCCCAAAAAAGTGCTGTTCGTCGCTGAGATTCCACGGAAGCCGGGTGGTGATTTGGACGCTTTTGGGCTGCTCGACTAGACTTTAAGATACGAGAAACATACACCAGACAGTCTCCAGCGCAATAGCCAAATCGCATCCTTTGGTTGTGGCTTCGTGGGGTATAATAGCCTGGTGAAAGCCGACGAGTTACTGGCCTGCGACGTGTCACGGCTGCGGCAGGCGGTTTTCAAACAGCTGCCGCAGAACGTAGAACGACCAGCCTTCATCATGCTGGTTGGATTGCCCGGCTCGGGCAAGAGCTTCTTTGCATGTAAACTTACCGAGCGCATCCCTGCGGTCGTCCTTGAAAGTGATTTCCTGCGCAAGTTGTTGGTACGGCGGCCGGTTTACTCCAAATCAGAAAG
This window contains:
- the ileS gene encoding isoleucine--tRNA ligase, which encodes MFLPVSSRVSFPEIEEKILKLWTARDIFKRSVENRSGRKRFTLYEGPPTANGRPGIHHVLSRVFKDVMPRYKTMKGYYAPRIGGWDTHGLPVELEVEKALGFKSKTDIERFGIAEFNKKCRESVFKYVEDWNRLTERVGYWVDLEHAYITMNNEYIETGWWVVKQLWDKGLVYQGHKVTPHCPRCGTSLSSHEVALGYEENTEDPSVYVKFKIEPAGMAGPLAAFTDKPFSLLAWTTTPWTLPANTALAVCGTAEYAVLDMGEEYLVLATERLEANGLHNAHQAGRVSGCHLVGLQYQPLFDPFDSGVPVYRLSPTGMTAAEPGEIFYPVIATDYVSMEDGTGIVHTAPAYGEVDYESGVKHGLYFIHHVDLQGKITGSYPGAGKFVKAADPLITRALKDRHLIQKDEKIHHTYPFCWRCATPLLYFAKQSWYIRTTARKADLIENNERINWYPEHIKRGRFGDWLQNNVDWAFSRERYWGTPVPVWRCDTCQASDCIGGVDELRSKPGFTGFPEPLDLHRPFVDEIAYDCQKCGGRMRRVTDVIDCWFDSGAMPVAQQHYPFDPDSRSIFEDGRFPADFICEGIDQTRGWFYSLHALSTLLFGQPCFKNVISLGLILDEKGEKMSKTRGNVVLPETVINKHGADAVRWYLLTASPAGNTRRFSEKLVGEVTRSFMSTLWNTYSFFVLYANIDNFRPGTQKHDLASELDRWILSELNQLIAEVTADLDAYDPVAAGRAIEAFVDYLSNWYVRRSRRRFWKSESDADKLSAYNTLYECLVKLSKLIAPFMPFLAEEIYQNLVAGNGTEKDDSVHLCDYPEAEMTSIDNVLSGSMRLAMKASSVGRAARAQAAIKVRQPLADAVIAGLSQTERSGLEKLADAIAEELNVKCLKFTSDADSLSADEYSTVSDGPVTVGINKRLTPELVDEGLVREITHRIQGLRKTAGFDIADTISTFFETDSVTERVMEAWGEYVAKETLSRDLVNGVPDDPGITAETFKLEGHAIKLGVKKTT
- the jag gene encoding RNA-binding cell elongation regulator Jag/EloR; amino-acid sequence: MKEIEVRGRTVEEAVARGLERLKISREEAEIDVVNEGSHGLFGIRTEEAIVVVRTRQPAAPVSATRAADAVAVTTRIIQDLIDRMDLDAGVEYLPDAMVTEETGNESGMVFDILGEDLGLLIGRHGQTLANFQYLVRILVAQRIGDYLPIVVDVNGYRQRRFKSLEVLARRTAEQVRQRRMPYSLDPMPPFERRIIHMVLAGDPEVTTQSVGFGEERKVVVVPREDSLK
- a CDS encoding TrpB-like pyridoxal phosphate-dependent enzyme, yielding MDRVKYLLAEKEMPTAWYNIQADLPVPLPPVLHPGTKQPLTPPDLAPLFPMELIMQEVSRERYIDVPGEVIDIYRSWRPTTLFRARRLEKALQTPAKIFYKYEGSSPAGSHKPNTAVPQAFYNKKEGIKRLTTETGAGQWGSSLAFACSQFGLDLKVYMVKVSYQQKPYRRMMMETWGAKCVPSPSMDTNSGRAALEADPNNPGSLGLAISEAVEDAAPKPDTHYSLGSVLNHVLMHQTVIGLEAIKQMEHAGEYPDVVIGCVGGGSNFGGMALPFVHQNLTAGKKTRIVAVEPSSCPSLTKGLYEFDYGDVAGIAPIAKMYTLGHKFMPPPVHAGGLRYHGMAPIVSHLYKLGLIEAKAVNQLPTFEAGLQFARTEGFISAPETNHAIRAAIDEALKCRETGEKKVILFNHSGHGHFDMAAYDAYLSGKLTDYEYPESLVREALKDLPRCIVG
- a CDS encoding class I adenylate-forming enzyme family protein: MNLVDFIAEAARRHGQRTAFKLGDRQLSFENLDKLSNGLARNLVNLGIKPGDRVALLLENSPDFPICYFGIAKAGAIAIPLDTKYKILEIKAVFDHCRPAALIAETAILKTLGGEFARFDCLKSIIGMGCTEGLVCIPYSSLSESSDAPPEVAMYSELAHIAYTSGPTLRPHGAEITQEHLIEAAAGSAAGFAQTEADTVILFALPLHHTIGIAVIMMTSLWAGSRVVIVNGVSMDAALCAIEKERATMFHGVPFIHAMMVNHLKTNGLKFNLSTLRFCGSAGAPIPVNVITDFEELTGKNLVQYYGLTESTSHVTCQEVTGSGRSGGVGRAIPGFSIRVVRDDGSDAGIGEPGEVIIKGPIMKAYHQLPELTGGYIRSGWLYTDDIGVIDRNGELFIKGIKKPMLITKGQNIYFSDISDLLVTHPSIAEAAAVGIPDPDGMRGEVVLAVVKLKDGADMTEQEVKKYCLEKLANYKCPKKVLFVAEIPRKPGGDLDAFGLLD